From one Raphanus sativus cultivar WK10039 unplaced genomic scaffold, ASM80110v3 Scaffold0196, whole genome shotgun sequence genomic stretch:
- the LOC130501432 gene encoding WEB family protein At5g55860-like: TAHLTLEETELNLRVALDEAEEAKAAEAKALGQIKSMSEKTDAARKSTSSESGAQSITLSREEFNSLSKRAEVFDKLADMKVAAAQAQVEAVRASETETLKKLETTQEEIEKLKTATEEALKKAAMADAAKKAVEGELRRWRERDQKKAEEVASRILAEAEAKMSAESSSPQHHYKATTKQKPIHNKLEKTKTSVVSKKVLLPNLSGIFSRKKNQVEWGSPSYLPGEKPI, from the coding sequence ACCGCTCATCTCACGCTCGAAGAGACAGAGCTAAACTTGAGGGTCGCTCTAGATGAAGCCGAGGAAGCAAAAGCTGCCGAGGCAAAGGCGCTTGGACAGATAAAGTCAATGTCTGAGAAAACAGACGCTGCCCGTAAGTCGACATCATCCGAGTCTGGAGCTCAGAGCATCACACTGTCTCGGGAGGAGTTCAACTCGCTGAGCAAGAGAGCTGAGGTGTTCGATAAGTTGGCGGATATGAAAGTGGCGGCTGCACAGGCTCAGGTGGAAGCAGTTAGAGCTAGCGAAACCGAGACACTGAAGAAGTTAGAGACTACACAAGAGGAGATTGAGAAGCTGAAGACCGCAACAGAAGAAGCACTGAAGAAAGCAGCTATGGCTGATGCTGCTAAGAAAGCGGTTGAAGGAGAACTCAGGAGGTGGAGGGAAAGAGATCAGAAGAAAGCAGAGGAAGTGGCGTCGAGGATCCTCGCAGAGGCTGAGGCCAAGATGTCCGCTGAGTCATCATCACCGCAACATCATTACAAAGCTACTACTAAGCAGAAGCCTATCCACAACAAACTGGAGAAGACAAAAACCTCTGTGGTATCAAAGAAAGTGCTTTTACCTAATCTAAGTGGGATCTTTAGTAGAAAGAAGAATCAAGTGGAGTGGGGTTCTCCTTCATATCTCCCTGGAGAGAAACCCATTTGA
- the LOC130501437 gene encoding serine/threonine-protein kinase D6PK-like: MASKTPEGSLTSSTNTISVDTLADQVSSTLSLADPSTDGKTCNNNNKTSEQGESGKSSTCRPSTSSDISDESTCSSFSSSINKPHKANDVRWEAIQAVRTKHGGLGLNHFRLLKRLGCGDIGTVHLAELNGTRCYFAMKVMDKTALASRKKLLRAQTEREILQCLDHPFLPTLYSHFETEKFSCLVMEFCPGGDLHTLRQRQPGKRFTEQAAKFYVAEVLLAMEYLHMLGIIYRDLKPENVLVRDDGHVMLSDFDLSLRCTVSLSIVRSSTNLGSEGLSKSSVSCSQQPSCISMAPTSCFGPRFFSKSKKDKKPKTDNGNHQVTPLPELVAETSARSMSFVGTHEYLAPEIIKGEGHGSAVDWWTFGIFLYELLFGKTPFKGSGNRATLFNVVGQPLRFPESPVVSFAARDLIRNLLVKEPQHRLAYKRGATEIKQHPFFEGVNWALVRCASPPEIPKPVDLEPVNCSPSVVPAAASTSVRTDQSNYLEFDFF, from the exons ATGGCCTCCAAGACTCCAGAAGGATCACTCACCAGTTCCACTAACACTATCTCAGTCGACACTTTAGCAGATCAAGTATCTTCCACTCTGTCCTTAGCCGATCCAAGTACCGACGGCAAAACGTGtaataacaacaacaagacCAGCGAGCAAGGTGAGAGCGGGAAGAGCAGCACATGTAGACCGAGCACAAGCAGCGACATAAGCGACGAGAGCACTTGCAGCAGCTTCAGCAGCAGCATCAACAAACCACACAAGGCCAACGACGTGAGATGGGAAGCCATCCAAGCCGTTAGAACCAAACACGGCGGTTTGGGTTTGAACCATTTCAGGCTCCTCAAGAGGTTAGGATGTGGGGACATAGGAACGGTTCATCTCGCCGAGTTGAACGGGACGAGGTGTTACTTCGCGATGAAGGTTATGGATAAAACCGCTTTGGCTAGCAGGAAGAAGCTTCTCAGAGCTCAGACCGAGAGGGAGATACTGCAGTGTCTTGATCACCCGTTTCTCCCCACGTTGTATAGTCATTTCGAGACTGAGAAGTTCTCTTGTTTGGTTATGGAGTTTTGTCCTGGTGGTGACTTGCATACGCTCAGACAGAGACAGCCAGGGAAACGCTTCACCGAGCAAGCTGCTAA GTTCTATGTAGCGGAGGTGCTTCTTGCAATGGAGTATCTACACATGCTTGGGATCATATACCGTGATCTGAAGCCAGAGAATGTTCTCGTGAGAGATGATGGACACGTGATGCTTTCGGATTTCGATCTCTCCTTGAGATGTACCGTTAGCCTCTCTATAGTCAGATCATCAACCAATCTCGGATCCGAAGGTTTGTCAAAGAGTTCAGTTTCTTGCTCGCAGCAGCCTTCTTGCATCTCGATGGCTCCAACGTCCTGCTTCGGTCCTCGGTTCTTCTCTAAATCCAAGAAAGACAAGAAACCGAAAACAGACAACGGGAATCACCAAGTGACTCCCTTACCAGAGCTTGTTGCTGAGACAAGCGCCCGTTCCATGTCGTTTGTGGGGACACACGAGTACTTGGCTCCGGAGATCATCAAAGGTGAAGGTCATGGAAGCGCGGTTGATTGGTGGACTTTTGGGATCTTTCTTTACGAGCTGTTGTTTGGTAAAACGCCGTTCAAAGGGTCTGGAAACAGAGCGACGCTCTTCAATGTGGTTGGTCAGCCTTTAAGGTTCCCTGAGTCTCCGGTTGTTAGCTTTGCAGCTAGGGATTTGATAAGGAACTTGCTTGTGAAGGAGCCACAGCATAGGTTAGCTTACAAGCGTGGAGCAACAGAGATTAAGCAGCATCCTTTCTTTGAAGGAGTGAACTGGGCTTTGGTTAGGTGTGCTAGTCCACCTGAGATTCCTAAACCGGTTGATCTCGAACCGGTGAACTGTAGTCCTTCTGTAGTACCAGCTGCTGCGTCTACAAGCGTCAGAACTGATCAGAGCAATTATCTCGAGTTTGATTTCTTCTGA